From a region of the Hippopotamus amphibius kiboko isolate mHipAmp2 chromosome 3, mHipAmp2.hap2, whole genome shotgun sequence genome:
- the SLC22A12 gene encoding solute carrier family 22 member 12 isoform X3: MAFSELLEQVGSLGRFQVLQMVALVVPIMWLTTQTMLENFSAIVPSHRCWAPLLDNSTAQASVPGALDSEALLAVSIPPGPNQEPHQCLRFRQPQWQLLDPNATATNRSEAATEPCVDGWVYDRSTFTSTIVTQWDMVCDSQALKPMAQSIFLVGVLVGAAVCGHASDRWLAESARWLLVTGRLGRGLRELQRVAAVNGKRAAGHALTAEVLLSTMQEELSVGQASASLGALLCTPGLGLRTCISTLCWFAFGFTFYGLALDLQAIGSNVFLLQVLIGVVDIPTKTGTLLLLNHLGRRPTQAASLVLAGLCILANTLVPYEMGALRPALAILGLGGVGAAFTCTSTYAGELFPTALRMTAQGLGQMAARGGAILGPLVRLLGIYGASLPLLVYGAVPLLSGLAALLLPETKSLPLPDTIQDVRSQAVKKATHSTQGHPVLKSTWF; this comes from the exons ATGGCCTTTTCCGAACTCCTGGAGCAAGTGGGCAGCCTGGGCAGGTTCCAGGTTCTCCAGATGGTAGCCCTGGTGGTTCCCATCATGTGGCTCACCACGCAGACCATGCTGGAGAACTTCTCGGCCATCGTGCCCAGCCACCGCTGCTGGGCGCCCCTCCTGGACAACAGCACGGCCCAGGCCAGTGTCCCTGGGGCCCTGGACTCTGAGGCCCTCCTGGCTGTCTCCATCCCACCAGGCCCCAACCAGGAGCCCCACCAGTGCCTCCGCTTCCGCCAACCACAGTGGCAGCTCCTGGACCCCAACGCCACGGCCACCAACCGGAGCGAGGCTGCCACGGAACCATGCGTGGACGGCTGGGTCTACGACCGCAGCACCTTCACCTCCACCATCGTGACCCAG TGGGACATGGTGTGTGACTCCCAGGCCCTGAAGCCCATGGCCCAGTCCATCTTCCTGGTCGGGGTCCTGGTGGGAGCCGCTGTGTGCGGCCACGCCTCTGACAG GTGGCTGGCAGAGTCAGCACGATGGCTTCTCGTCACGGGCAggctggggcggggcctgcgggAGCTACAGAGGGTGGCTGCCGTCAACGGGAAGAGGGCAGCGGGGCACGCACTGACCGCTGAG GTCCTGCTCTCAACCATGCAGGAGGAGCTGAGTGTGGGCCAGGCTTCCGCCAGCCTGGGCGCCCTCCTTTGCACACCTGGACTGGGCCTCCGGACCTGTATCTCCACCCTGTGCTG gtttGCCTTTGGTTTCACCTTCTACGGCCTGGCCCTGGACCTGCAGGCTATAGGCAGCAACGTCTTCCTGCTCCAGGTCCTCATCGGGGTGGTTGACATCCCAACCAAGACCGGCACCCTGCTGCTGCTGAACCACCTGGGCCGCCGGCCCACACAGGCAGCATCCCTGGTGTTGGCGGGGCTCTGCATCCTGGCCAACACGCTGGTGCCCTACG AAATGGGGGCCCTGCGTCCAGCCCTGGCCATACTGGGGCTCGGCGGGGTGGGGGCCGCCTTCACTTGCACCTCCACCTACGCTGGCGAGCTCTTCCCCACTGCGCTCAG GATGACCGCACAGGGCCTGGGCCAGATGGCTGCCCGAGGAGGAGCCATCCTGGGGCCTCTGGTCCGGCTGCTGGGCATCTATGGCGCCTCCCTGCCCCTGCTGGTGTACGGGGCTGTGCCACTGCTGAGCGGCCTGGCTGCACTGCTGCTGCCCGAGACCAAGAGCCTGCCGCTGCCCGACACCATCCAAGATGTGCGGAGCCA GGCAGTCAAGAAGGCAACACACAGCACCCAGGGGCACCCTGTCCTGAAATCCACATGGTTTTAG
- the SLC22A12 gene encoding solute carrier family 22 member 12 isoform X2, producing the protein MAFSELLEQVGSLGRFQVLQMVALVVPIMWLTTQTMLENFSAIVPSHRCWAPLLDNSTAQASVPGALDSEALLAVSIPPGPNQEPHQCLRFRQPQWQLLDPNATATNRSEAATEPCVDGWVYDRSTFTSTIVTQWDMVCDSQALKPMAQSIFLVGVLVGAAVCGHASDRFGRRPVLTWNYLQMAMSVMEWTSTQARALAMTMNSLGFSLGQVLTAAVAYGVRDWALLQLAVSAPFFLCFVYSWWLAESARWLLVTGRLGRGLRELQRVAAVNGKRAAGHALTAEVLLSTMQEELSVGQASASLGALLCTPGLGLRTCISTLCWFAFGFTFYGLALDLQAIGSNVFLLQVLIGVVDIPTKTGTLLLLNHLGRRPTQAASLVLAGLCILANTLVPYEMGALRPALAILGLGGVGAAFTCTSTYAGELFPTALRMTAQGLGQMAARGGAILGPLVRLLGIYGASLPLLVYGAVPLLSGLAALLLPETKSLPLPDTIQDVRSQAVKKATHSTQGHPVLKSTWF; encoded by the exons ATGGCCTTTTCCGAACTCCTGGAGCAAGTGGGCAGCCTGGGCAGGTTCCAGGTTCTCCAGATGGTAGCCCTGGTGGTTCCCATCATGTGGCTCACCACGCAGACCATGCTGGAGAACTTCTCGGCCATCGTGCCCAGCCACCGCTGCTGGGCGCCCCTCCTGGACAACAGCACGGCCCAGGCCAGTGTCCCTGGGGCCCTGGACTCTGAGGCCCTCCTGGCTGTCTCCATCCCACCAGGCCCCAACCAGGAGCCCCACCAGTGCCTCCGCTTCCGCCAACCACAGTGGCAGCTCCTGGACCCCAACGCCACGGCCACCAACCGGAGCGAGGCTGCCACGGAACCATGCGTGGACGGCTGGGTCTACGACCGCAGCACCTTCACCTCCACCATCGTGACCCAG TGGGACATGGTGTGTGACTCCCAGGCCCTGAAGCCCATGGCCCAGTCCATCTTCCTGGTCGGGGTCCTGGTGGGAGCCGCTGTGTGCGGCCACGCCTCTGACAG GTTTGGACGCAGGCCGGTGCTGACCTGGAACTACCTTCAGATGGCCATGTCAG TGATGGAGTGGACGTCGACACAAGCCAGAGCTTTGGCGATGACTATGAACTCCCTGGGCTTCAGCCTCGGCCAGGTCCTGACGGCTGCAGTGGCCTATGGTGTGCGCGACTGGGCGCTGCTGCAGCTGGCTGTCTCCGCCCCCTTCTTCCTCTGCTTTGTGTACTCCTG GTGGCTGGCAGAGTCAGCACGATGGCTTCTCGTCACGGGCAggctggggcggggcctgcgggAGCTACAGAGGGTGGCTGCCGTCAACGGGAAGAGGGCAGCGGGGCACGCACTGACCGCTGAG GTCCTGCTCTCAACCATGCAGGAGGAGCTGAGTGTGGGCCAGGCTTCCGCCAGCCTGGGCGCCCTCCTTTGCACACCTGGACTGGGCCTCCGGACCTGTATCTCCACCCTGTGCTG gtttGCCTTTGGTTTCACCTTCTACGGCCTGGCCCTGGACCTGCAGGCTATAGGCAGCAACGTCTTCCTGCTCCAGGTCCTCATCGGGGTGGTTGACATCCCAACCAAGACCGGCACCCTGCTGCTGCTGAACCACCTGGGCCGCCGGCCCACACAGGCAGCATCCCTGGTGTTGGCGGGGCTCTGCATCCTGGCCAACACGCTGGTGCCCTACG AAATGGGGGCCCTGCGTCCAGCCCTGGCCATACTGGGGCTCGGCGGGGTGGGGGCCGCCTTCACTTGCACCTCCACCTACGCTGGCGAGCTCTTCCCCACTGCGCTCAG GATGACCGCACAGGGCCTGGGCCAGATGGCTGCCCGAGGAGGAGCCATCCTGGGGCCTCTGGTCCGGCTGCTGGGCATCTATGGCGCCTCCCTGCCCCTGCTGGTGTACGGGGCTGTGCCACTGCTGAGCGGCCTGGCTGCACTGCTGCTGCCCGAGACCAAGAGCCTGCCGCTGCCCGACACCATCCAAGATGTGCGGAGCCA GGCAGTCAAGAAGGCAACACACAGCACCCAGGGGCACCCTGTCCTGAAATCCACATGGTTTTAG
- the SLC22A12 gene encoding solute carrier family 22 member 12 isoform X1: protein MAFSELLEQVGSLGRFQVLQMVALVVPIMWLTTQTMLENFSAIVPSHRCWAPLLDNSTAQASVPGALDSEALLAVSIPPGPNQEPHQCLRFRQPQWQLLDPNATATNRSEAATEPCVDGWVYDRSTFTSTIVTQWDMVCDSQALKPMAQSIFLVGVLVGAAVCGHASDRFGRRPVLTWNYLQMAMSGTAAAFAPTFPVYCLFRFLGAFASAGVMMNTGTLLMEWTSTQARALAMTMNSLGFSLGQVLTAAVAYGVRDWALLQLAVSAPFFLCFVYSWWLAESARWLLVTGRLGRGLRELQRVAAVNGKRAAGHALTAEVLLSTMQEELSVGQASASLGALLCTPGLGLRTCISTLCWFAFGFTFYGLALDLQAIGSNVFLLQVLIGVVDIPTKTGTLLLLNHLGRRPTQAASLVLAGLCILANTLVPYEMGALRPALAILGLGGVGAAFTCTSTYAGELFPTALRMTAQGLGQMAARGGAILGPLVRLLGIYGASLPLLVYGAVPLLSGLAALLLPETKSLPLPDTIQDVRSQAVKKATHSTQGHPVLKSTWF from the exons ATGGCCTTTTCCGAACTCCTGGAGCAAGTGGGCAGCCTGGGCAGGTTCCAGGTTCTCCAGATGGTAGCCCTGGTGGTTCCCATCATGTGGCTCACCACGCAGACCATGCTGGAGAACTTCTCGGCCATCGTGCCCAGCCACCGCTGCTGGGCGCCCCTCCTGGACAACAGCACGGCCCAGGCCAGTGTCCCTGGGGCCCTGGACTCTGAGGCCCTCCTGGCTGTCTCCATCCCACCAGGCCCCAACCAGGAGCCCCACCAGTGCCTCCGCTTCCGCCAACCACAGTGGCAGCTCCTGGACCCCAACGCCACGGCCACCAACCGGAGCGAGGCTGCCACGGAACCATGCGTGGACGGCTGGGTCTACGACCGCAGCACCTTCACCTCCACCATCGTGACCCAG TGGGACATGGTGTGTGACTCCCAGGCCCTGAAGCCCATGGCCCAGTCCATCTTCCTGGTCGGGGTCCTGGTGGGAGCCGCTGTGTGCGGCCACGCCTCTGACAG GTTTGGACGCAGGCCGGTGCTGACCTGGAACTACCTTCAGATGGCCATGTCAGGCACGGCAGCCGCCTTCGCCCCCACCTTCCCGGTGTACTGCCTCTTCCGCTTCCTGGGGGCCTTCGCCTCGGCGGGTGTCATGATGAACACCGGCACTCTTT TGATGGAGTGGACGTCGACACAAGCCAGAGCTTTGGCGATGACTATGAACTCCCTGGGCTTCAGCCTCGGCCAGGTCCTGACGGCTGCAGTGGCCTATGGTGTGCGCGACTGGGCGCTGCTGCAGCTGGCTGTCTCCGCCCCCTTCTTCCTCTGCTTTGTGTACTCCTG GTGGCTGGCAGAGTCAGCACGATGGCTTCTCGTCACGGGCAggctggggcggggcctgcgggAGCTACAGAGGGTGGCTGCCGTCAACGGGAAGAGGGCAGCGGGGCACGCACTGACCGCTGAG GTCCTGCTCTCAACCATGCAGGAGGAGCTGAGTGTGGGCCAGGCTTCCGCCAGCCTGGGCGCCCTCCTTTGCACACCTGGACTGGGCCTCCGGACCTGTATCTCCACCCTGTGCTG gtttGCCTTTGGTTTCACCTTCTACGGCCTGGCCCTGGACCTGCAGGCTATAGGCAGCAACGTCTTCCTGCTCCAGGTCCTCATCGGGGTGGTTGACATCCCAACCAAGACCGGCACCCTGCTGCTGCTGAACCACCTGGGCCGCCGGCCCACACAGGCAGCATCCCTGGTGTTGGCGGGGCTCTGCATCCTGGCCAACACGCTGGTGCCCTACG AAATGGGGGCCCTGCGTCCAGCCCTGGCCATACTGGGGCTCGGCGGGGTGGGGGCCGCCTTCACTTGCACCTCCACCTACGCTGGCGAGCTCTTCCCCACTGCGCTCAG GATGACCGCACAGGGCCTGGGCCAGATGGCTGCCCGAGGAGGAGCCATCCTGGGGCCTCTGGTCCGGCTGCTGGGCATCTATGGCGCCTCCCTGCCCCTGCTGGTGTACGGGGCTGTGCCACTGCTGAGCGGCCTGGCTGCACTGCTGCTGCCCGAGACCAAGAGCCTGCCGCTGCCCGACACCATCCAAGATGTGCGGAGCCA GGCAGTCAAGAAGGCAACACACAGCACCCAGGGGCACCCTGTCCTGAAATCCACATGGTTTTAG